Proteins from a single region of Apium graveolens cultivar Ventura chromosome 7, ASM990537v1, whole genome shotgun sequence:
- the LOC141670503 gene encoding tubulin-folding cofactor A-like, whose protein sequence is MATIRNLEIKTSTCKRIVKELDSYKKQVEREAAKTASMKDAGADPYDIKQQENVLAESRMMIPDCHKRLEASLADLKGLLAQLEESNQKDGPEIDEAKSTIADLEKVVETTEA, encoded by the exons ATGGCAACTATTAGGAATCTGGAAATTAAGACCTCTACTTGCAAACGCATTGTTAAGGAGCTCGATTCTTATAAGAAACAAGTTGAGAGGGAAGCTGCCAAGACGGCTTCCATGAAGGATGCCGGAGCTGATCCTTACGACATTAAGCAACAG GAAAATGTTCTTGCTGAATCAAGAATGATGATTCCAGACTGTCACAAACGCCTGGAAGCCTCCCTTGCCGACCTTAAAGGGCTTTTG GCTCAGCTGGAGGAATCAAATCAGAAAGATGGCCCAGAAATTGATGAAGCTAAAAGCACTATAGCAGATCTGGAAAAGGTGGTCGAAACAACTGAAGCATAG